The following proteins are encoded in a genomic region of Ornithinibacillus sp. 4-3:
- the fosB gene encoding metallothiol transferase FosB: MKIKGLNHMTFSCSDLTTSIQFYQAVFGAKLLVQGKSSAYLDLNGIWLALNEETNIPRKEIYASYTHIAFSIDEADFDKTYKRLIQLKVKILPGRERDEKDKRSIYFTDPDGHKFEFHTGTLQDRLDYYKEEKAHMSFFHEGN; encoded by the coding sequence TTGAAGATAAAGGGATTAAATCATATGACTTTTTCTTGTTCTGATTTAACGACATCAATCCAATTTTACCAGGCTGTTTTTGGAGCGAAATTACTTGTCCAAGGAAAGTCATCAGCTTATTTGGATTTAAATGGGATTTGGTTAGCTTTAAATGAAGAAACAAATATTCCACGTAAAGAAATCTATGCTTCTTACACACATATTGCTTTTTCAATAGATGAGGCTGATTTTGACAAGACATACAAGAGGCTAATTCAGTTAAAAGTGAAAATTTTACCAGGAAGAGAAAGAGATGAAAAGGATAAGAGGTCTATCTATTTCACAGATCCAGATGGACATAAATTTGAATTTCATACGGGAACATTGCAAGATAGATTGGACTATTATAAAGAGGAAAAAGCTCATATGTCTTTTTTCCATGAAGGTAATT